A genomic stretch from Streptococcus oralis includes:
- a CDS encoding SIALI-17 repeat-containing surface protein, whose amino-acid sequence MNKRLFDKRCHYSIRKFAIGAASVMIGASIFGISAVQAEEVASSNAKTEETTVHQAQPLDKLPDDVAAAIAKADENGGREFVKPKAESAEDKVTKDTEPTTPTNESSRELVSPKGETPNKVEEGNKADNKQKSEEANPKPVESAVTAGTEVKEDSKKTSEKDQVKADTEIKPSSEKSQVLSRESNKAEVEKEKQLLSERKQDFNKDWYFKLNAQGDFSKKDVDVHDWSKLNLPHDWSIYFDFDHKSPARNEGGQLNGGTAWYRKTFTLDEADKNKDVRINFDGVYMDSKVYVNGKFVGHYPSGYNHFSYDITEFLNKDGSENSITVQVTNKQPSSRWYSGSGIYRDVTLSYRDKVHVAENGNHITTPKLAEQKEGNVETQVQSKIKNTDKKAAKVFVEQQIFTKEGKVVSELVRSETKNLAENETADFRQTILVNKPTLWTTKSYHPQLYVLKTKVYKEGQLVDVTEDTFGYRYFNWTAKEGFSLNGERMKFHGVSIHHDNGALGAEENYKATYRKLKLLKDMGVNSIRTTHNPASPQLLDAAASLGLLVQEEAFDTWYGGKKTYDYGRFFDQDATHPEAKKGEKWSDFDLRTMVERDKNNPSIVMWSLGNEVEEANGSPRSIETAKRLKAVIKAIDTERYVTMGENKFSRAATGDFLKLAEIMDAVGMNYGERNYDAVRRAHPDWLIYGSETSSATRTRDSYYNPAQILGHDNRPNRHYEQSDYGNDRVGWGRTATESWTFDRDRAGYAGQFIWTGIDYIGEPTPWHNQDNTPVKSSYFGIIDTAGLPKNDFYLYRSEWYSAKEKPTVRILPHWNWTEETLKERKMLVNGKVPVRTFSNAASVELFLNGESLGKKEFTKKTTEDGRPYHEGAKPSELYLEWLVKYQPGTLTAIARDENGNEIARDSVTTAGEPARVRLTKEEHVITADGKDLSYIHYEIVDGDGNVVPTANNLVHFNLHGQGQIVGVDNGEQASRERYKAQADGTWQRRAFNGKGVVIVKSTEKEGKFTLYADSAGLTSDSATVATVSGKKENRHFVAFAPVKATTDVTTNPELPQTVTAIYSDGSVEEKTVTWEMPSDLLTSAGEKKVSGRVEGLETKAEALVKVIALDRWLPKVATVPVGTNAADLDKTVTAVLTDGSLIDTDVVSWTLKDPAALNKEGGRTEATGKLVDDDREVTATFIASSKETTSSITGLTVGDKALENFESGKTYYRVSLPYTATIPSVGAQTTGYQVTVQQASADNGYQASVFLSDQKGDLVQTYLIQFVKEAPALKRLEVVVEGKETATEDQVLTYHVIGRYEDGSQTEFSASDIHLEAKSSDGGHLEVNGQNLLLYTKGRVTLTPRIDNQTEKTESVTTEVVIKENKVSKKIVKLHPVSVSTDINQQPNLPKEVGAEFDKGLPRKVSVAWDKVDEKELGHYHSFTLKGHVEGTDIEAQATVTVEGLQVAEEISLTVPKGETVQLPANVRAYHSNGTTIYKDVVWDQVPANFSQTEGVYEINGRLVGSNLTTKAHVRVSSQVVAGNNISKQWTGSQLPAAIVSNTGGDDTANTLNDLTVSRTPSDAKNRWTTWRTNTDNDWASILFGNSGDLTKRFVNNLSVDFYTDGAIGLPKEYVVEYYVGKEIPDLPSDVSHAQRDSNHPFNNPDNWKAVENLHAPSQLSATQTNHFTFDKVETYAVRIRMKKADGTSGVGLTELTVLGNKVLSETSSEISIKVDGKDLEHFNPSKTDYYIPQSSKEITATASNNGLVTVVPATSPKGATRLILKAEDGTVLKEYRIFRNDERETSQPLAAENSAKILNVGDNLQLPSEVSVYYPTSTNWTTDKLAVKWDAIPEHATEHEGTFEVTGHVIGTNLTTKMQVTVVSKGNQVISENPSNNETDSKAFASTTNDTQAASHDRIFYINDGKYNEDGRWTNWSRTPKNQETSVGLLFKKDGKIASQSIGKVAIQFFKDSGTDAPEKMVLERYIGPAFTEPSTISRYEENADHPFNKAENWAPISYKASGELVAGKPIEFNFEPVQTTAIRARMTRKATTNGLALVEFTAYSAGKGSEVETPSATISIDGKALENFDPNVTDYTLTTMGSKPKVTATTSGHGVVTVVDSGNANLPTLVRLVSKDGNLVKEYRLHFKSTFQTTPTEGVKNLVAETPSLEIEKTPLPFKEVIRENPELAQGQRRIVSEGQDGEKVDYIQVLGTTRNLVHSEERKAQDRIVEVGVKASISSSKGEEPAPVNEVPEFKGGANFVEAAVNEVPEFKGGANFVEAAVNEVPEYTGTLATVGDQAAPSVEKPEFKGGVNAVMALEHKLPEYHGVLATVGNEEAPVLEKPDYPVELLAHDQTIKPNVSVVKEEQNRLPETGEGESETAIFLAGVSLALSAALLTAKRKED is encoded by the coding sequence ATGAACAAAAGACTTTTTGATAAACGTTGTCATTATAGCATTCGTAAATTTGCAATAGGTGCGGCATCTGTAATGATTGGGGCTAGTATATTTGGTATTTCTGCTGTACAAGCTGAGGAGGTGGCTTCATCCAATGCTAAAACAGAAGAAACAACTGTTCATCAAGCTCAACCTTTAGATAAGCTTCCCGATGATGTGGCAGCTGCTATTGCAAAGGCTGATGAGAATGGTGGGCGTGAGTTTGTAAAACCAAAAGCTGAATCGGCAGAAGACAAAGTGACTAAGGATACAGAACCTACTACACCTACTAACGAGAGTAGTCGTGAATTGGTTAGTCCTAAAGGGGAAACTCCAAATAAAGTAGAAGAAGGAAACAAGGCTGATAACAAACAGAAATCTGAAGAGGCAAATCCAAAGCCTGTTGAATCTGCAGTAACAGCTGGAACAGAAGTGAAAGAGGATTCTAAAAAAACTTCTGAAAAGGACCAAGTGAAAGCAGACACAGAGATTAAACCTTCTTCTGAAAAATCGCAAGTGCTGTCTAGAGAGTCAAACAAAGCCGAAGTTGAAAAGGAAAAACAGCTATTATCGGAACGAAAACAAGATTTTAATAAAGATTGGTATTTTAAACTAAATGCCCAAGGAGATTTTTCAAAAAAAGATGTGGATGTTCATGATTGGTCTAAATTGAATCTTCCTCATGATTGGAGTATTTATTTTGACTTTGATCACAAGTCTCCCGCTCGTAATGAAGGTGGGCAGTTAAATGGTGGAACAGCTTGGTATCGTAAGACTTTCACATTAGACGAAGCAGACAAGAATAAGGATGTTCGTATCAATTTTGATGGGGTTTACATGGATTCAAAGGTCTATGTAAATGGTAAATTTGTCGGACATTATCCAAGTGGCTATAATCATTTTTCATATGATATCACAGAATTTTTAAACAAGGATGGTAGTGAAAATTCAATTACTGTTCAAGTGACCAATAAGCAACCAAGTAGTCGTTGGTATTCAGGAAGTGGGATTTATCGTGATGTAACCCTTAGTTATCGTGATAAAGTCCATGTTGCCGAAAATGGTAATCATATCACTACTCCAAAACTTGCTGAGCAAAAAGAAGGGAATGTTGAAACACAGGTTCAAAGTAAGATTAAAAATACGGATAAGAAGGCTGCTAAAGTCTTTGTGGAACAACAAATTTTTACTAAGGAAGGTAAGGTTGTTTCAGAATTAGTCCGCTCTGAAACGAAGAATTTAGCAGAAAATGAAACTGCAGATTTCAGACAAACAATCCTAGTTAATAAACCAACTCTTTGGACGACAAAAAGTTATCATCCTCAACTGTATGTGTTGAAAACAAAGGTTTATAAAGAAGGTCAACTAGTTGATGTAACAGAAGATACATTTGGTTACCGTTATTTCAATTGGACTGCTAAGGAAGGTTTCTCTCTGAATGGTGAACGCATGAAATTCCACGGAGTAAGTATTCACCATGACAATGGAGCCTTGGGGGCAGAAGAGAATTATAAGGCTACCTATCGTAAATTAAAACTCTTGAAAGATATGGGGGTTAACTCTATTCGAACAACCCACAATCCAGCGAGTCCTCAGTTGCTTGATGCTGCAGCTAGTTTAGGTCTTTTGGTTCAAGAGGAAGCTTTTGATACTTGGTATGGTGGCAAGAAGACTTACGACTATGGACGGTTCTTTGATCAAGATGCAACTCATCCGGAGGCTAAGAAGGGTGAGAAGTGGTCTGATTTTGATCTCAGAACAATGGTAGAACGTGATAAGAACAATCCCTCTATCGTCATGTGGTCTCTTGGAAATGAGGTAGAGGAGGCAAATGGTAGTCCTCGTTCTATCGAAACTGCTAAACGCTTGAAGGCAGTTATCAAAGCGATTGATACTGAGCGTTATGTAACCATGGGGGAAAACAAATTTAGTCGTGCGGCGACAGGTGATTTCTTGAAACTCGCAGAAATTATGGATGCTGTCGGTATGAACTATGGTGAACGTAATTATGATGCTGTTCGTAGAGCGCATCCAGACTGGCTCATTTATGGTTCTGAAACTTCTTCAGCTACTAGGACGCGTGATTCTTATTATAACCCTGCTCAAATCCTTGGACATGACAATCGTCCAAATCGTCACTATGAACAATCTGACTATGGTAATGACCGTGTTGGATGGGGAAGAACAGCTACTGAATCATGGACTTTTGACCGTGATCGTGCTGGCTATGCTGGACAATTTATCTGGACAGGAATTGACTATATCGGTGAACCAACTCCATGGCATAACCAAGATAATACACCTGTAAAAAGTTCTTACTTTGGTATCATCGATACGGCTGGTTTACCAAAGAATGATTTCTACCTTTACCGTAGTGAATGGTATAGTGCTAAAGAAAAGCCAACTGTTCGCATTTTACCACATTGGAACTGGACTGAAGAGACCCTTAAGGAACGCAAGATGCTGGTTAATGGAAAGGTTCCGGTTCGTACCTTCTCAAATGCTGCAAGCGTCGAATTGTTCTTAAATGGAGAGTCACTTGGTAAAAAGGAATTTACTAAGAAAACGACAGAAGATGGACGTCCATATCATGAGGGGGCTAAACCAAGTGAATTGTATCTTGAGTGGCTTGTGAAATACCAACCAGGTACACTGACTGCGATTGCTCGAGATGAAAATGGGAATGAAATTGCGCGTGATAGTGTGACAACTGCTGGGGAGCCAGCAAGAGTTCGTCTGACTAAAGAAGAGCATGTTATCACTGCAGATGGAAAGGACCTATCCTACATCCATTATGAAATTGTTGATGGCGATGGTAATGTGGTTCCTACAGCTAACAATCTTGTTCATTTCAATCTTCATGGTCAGGGACAAATCGTTGGTGTGGATAATGGAGAACAAGCTAGTCGTGAACGCTACAAAGCTCAAGCAGATGGAACATGGCAAAGACGTGCTTTCAATGGTAAAGGGGTTGTCATTGTAAAATCAACAGAAAAAGAAGGTAAATTTACTCTTTATGCAGATTCTGCTGGTTTGACATCTGATAGCGCAACGGTCGCAACGGTGTCTGGTAAGAAAGAAAATCGTCACTTTGTAGCCTTTGCTCCTGTAAAAGCAACAACTGATGTGACGACAAATCCTGAATTACCTCAAACAGTAACAGCTATTTATAGTGACGGTAGTGTTGAGGAAAAGACTGTAACTTGGGAAATGCCATCTGACTTGCTTACAAGCGCAGGTGAGAAAAAAGTATCTGGACGTGTAGAAGGTTTGGAAACTAAAGCTGAGGCACTTGTTAAAGTGATTGCTTTAGATAGATGGTTACCAAAAGTTGCTACAGTTCCAGTTGGAACGAATGCGGCTGATTTGGATAAAACGGTCACAGCTGTTCTGACAGATGGTAGCTTGATTGATACTGATGTTGTTTCTTGGACTTTGAAAGACCCTGCTGCTTTGAACAAGGAAGGTGGACGTACGGAGGCTACTGGTAAATTGGTAGATGACGACCGTGAAGTGACTGCAACCTTTATCGCAAGTAGTAAGGAAACAACAAGTAGCATTACAGGACTTACTGTTGGGGATAAAGCTCTTGAGAATTTTGAGTCTGGCAAGACCTATTACCGTGTATCCCTTCCTTACACTGCAACTATTCCAAGTGTTGGAGCTCAGACTACCGGATATCAAGTAACTGTTCAGCAAGCTTCTGCTGATAATGGTTATCAGGCTTCTGTCTTCTTGAGTGACCAAAAGGGTGACTTGGTTCAAACTTACTTAATTCAGTTTGTGAAGGAAGCTCCTGCTTTGAAACGTTTGGAAGTGGTTGTAGAAGGAAAAGAAACTGCCACTGAAGATCAAGTATTAACTTATCACGTCATTGGTCGTTATGAGGATGGTTCACAAACAGAGTTTTCGGCTTCAGATATTCACTTAGAAGCTAAATCATCTGATGGGGGACATCTTGAGGTGAATGGTCAGAATCTATTGCTCTATACTAAGGGAAGAGTGACTTTGACACCTCGAATCGATAATCAAACAGAGAAAACAGAATCTGTAACCACTGAAGTGGTGATTAAAGAAAATAAAGTCAGCAAGAAGATTGTGAAACTTCATCCTGTGTCTGTTTCTACAGATATCAATCAGCAACCGAATCTACCTAAAGAAGTTGGAGCAGAATTTGATAAGGGCTTGCCACGCAAAGTATCTGTAGCTTGGGATAAGGTAGATGAAAAAGAGTTGGGGCACTATCATAGCTTTACGCTTAAAGGACATGTGGAAGGCACAGATATTGAAGCTCAAGCGACTGTAACGGTTGAAGGATTGCAAGTTGCAGAGGAAATCAGTCTCACAGTACCTAAGGGTGAGACGGTTCAATTGCCAGCTAATGTTCGGGCTTACCATTCTAACGGAACAACTATCTATAAAGATGTTGTTTGGGATCAGGTTCCAGCCAACTTTAGTCAAACTGAAGGGGTCTATGAAATCAATGGTCGTTTAGTAGGTAGCAATCTGACAACTAAAGCTCATGTTCGAGTGTCTAGTCAAGTGGTTGCTGGAAATAATATCTCTAAACAATGGACAGGTTCACAATTACCAGCTGCCATTGTATCCAATACAGGAGGAGATGACACAGCCAACACCTTGAACGATTTGACTGTATCAAGAACGCCATCAGATGCTAAAAATAGATGGACTACTTGGAGAACAAATACTGATAATGACTGGGCTTCTATCTTATTTGGTAATTCAGGAGACTTGACGAAGCGTTTTGTCAACAATTTGTCGGTTGATTTCTATACTGATGGAGCAATTGGTCTTCCAAAAGAATATGTAGTTGAATATTATGTAGGTAAAGAAATTCCAGATTTACCAAGTGATGTCAGTCATGCGCAACGAGATAGCAATCATCCATTTAATAATCCAGACAATTGGAAAGCAGTTGAAAACTTACATGCTCCAAGTCAGCTGTCTGCAACTCAAACCAATCACTTCACATTTGACAAGGTCGAAACCTACGCTGTTCGTATTCGTATGAAGAAAGCAGATGGAACATCAGGTGTTGGTCTGACAGAGCTAACTGTGCTTGGAAACAAGGTCTTAAGTGAAACAAGTTCAGAGATTTCTATCAAGGTAGATGGCAAGGATCTTGAACATTTTAATCCATCTAAGACAGATTACTATATTCCTCAATCTAGCAAAGAAATCACAGCAACAGCTAGCAATAATGGTTTGGTAACAGTTGTTCCTGCAACAAGTCCAAAAGGTGCAACACGTCTCATCTTGAAAGCAGAAGATGGTACGGTGTTGAAAGAATATCGAATTTTCCGCAATGATGAGAGAGAAACTAGTCAACCTCTTGCTGCAGAAAACAGTGCTAAAATCTTGAATGTTGGAGACAATCTTCAACTTCCTTCAGAAGTAAGTGTTTATTATCCAACTTCAACTAATTGGACTACAGATAAACTTGCAGTGAAGTGGGATGCTATTCCTGAACATGCGACAGAGCATGAGGGAACATTTGAAGTTACCGGTCATGTCATTGGTACAAATCTAACGACTAAAATGCAGGTGACAGTTGTTTCTAAAGGCAATCAAGTCATTTCAGAAAATCCAAGCAACAATGAAACTGATTCTAAAGCCTTTGCTTCGACAACGAACGATACTCAAGCAGCTTCACATGATCGAATTTTCTATATCAATGATGGAAAATACAATGAAGATGGACGTTGGACAAACTGGTCTCGTACTCCGAAAAATCAAGAAACTTCTGTTGGATTACTCTTTAAGAAGGATGGAAAAATTGCTTCTCAATCTATTGGGAAAGTAGCCATTCAGTTCTTTAAAGATAGTGGCACAGATGCTCCAGAGAAAATGGTTCTAGAAAGATATATTGGTCCTGCTTTTACAGAACCAAGTACGATTTCTCGTTACGAAGAAAATGCCGATCATCCATTTAACAAGGCAGAAAATTGGGCACCAATTTCTTACAAAGCTTCTGGAGAATTAGTAGCTGGTAAACCAATCGAGTTTAACTTTGAACCGGTTCAAACGACAGCTATTCGTGCGCGCATGACTCGTAAGGCTACCACCAATGGTCTTGCACTTGTAGAATTTACAGCCTACTCTGCAGGCAAGGGATCAGAAGTGGAAACACCATCAGCGACTATTTCGATCGACGGAAAAGCATTGGAAAACTTTGATCCAAATGTGACAGATTATACTCTAACAACAATGGGTTCAAAACCAAAAGTCACTGCAACAACTAGTGGACATGGAGTTGTTACAGTTGTGGATTCTGGAAATGCCAATCTTCCAACACTAGTTCGTCTTGTTTCCAAAGATGGAAATCTAGTGAAAGAATATCGTTTACACTTTAAGTCTACCTTCCAAACAACACCGACAGAAGGCGTTAAGAACTTAGTAGCAGAAACTCCAAGTTTGGAAATTGAAAAGACTCCGCTTCCGTTTAAAGAAGTTATTCGTGAAAACCCTGAACTTGCTCAAGGTCAACGTCGTATCGTTTCTGAAGGACAAGATGGAGAAAAAGTTGATTATATTCAAGTTTTGGGTACTACTAGAAATCTTGTTCATTCTGAAGAAAGAAAGGCTCAGGATCGCATTGTTGAAGTAGGAGTGAAAGCATCTATTTCAAGTAGTAAAGGCGAGGAGCCAGCTCCAGTCAATGAAGTTCCAGAATTCAAAGGAGGTGCTAACTTTGTAGAAGCAGCAGTCAATGAAGTTCCAGAATTCAAAGGAGGTGCTAACTTTGTAGAAGCAGCAGTAAACGAAGTTCCAGAATACACAGGAACTCTTGCTACTGTAGGAGATCAAGCGGCACCAAGCGTTGAGAAACCTGAATTTAAGGGTGGCGTTAATGCTGTAATGGCTCTAGAACATAAACTTCCAGAGTATCATGGTGTTCTAGCCACGGTAGGAAATGAGGAAGCGCCTGTTCTTGAAAAACCAGATTATCCAGTAGAGCTATTAGCTCATGACCAGACTATAAAACCAAATGTTTCAGTAGTAAAAGAAGAGCAAAATAGATTACCAGAAACAGGTGAGGGAGAATCTGAAACAGCCATTTTCTTGGCAGGTGTTAGCTTGGCCTTGTCAGCAGCCCTGTTAACTGCAAAACGAAAAGAGGATTAG
- a CDS encoding NAD(P)H-hydrate dehydratase — MKVIDQTLLEKVIVERSHHSHKGDYGRLLLLGGTYPYGGAIIMSAIAAVKSGAGLVTVGTDKENIPALHSHLPEAMAFSLQDQQLLKEQLEKAEVVLVGPGLRDDAFGEYLVKQVFVNLSQNQILIVDGGALGILAKAHLSIPPSQLILTPHQKEWERLSGIVIEKQNESATASALTSFPQGTILVEKGPATRIWQAGKPEYYQLQVGGPYQATGGMGDTLAGMIAGFAGQFSHVNLYECVVVATHLHSAIAQELAQEHYVVLPSQISCEIPKIMKKISQKGN, encoded by the coding sequence ATGAAGGTGATTGATCAAACTTTACTAGAAAAAGTCATTGTGGAACGTTCTCATCACAGTCATAAGGGAGATTACGGTCGTCTGCTCTTACTGGGAGGGACCTATCCTTATGGGGGAGCTATTATCATGTCAGCCATTGCAGCTGTTAAAAGTGGGGCTGGTTTGGTGACTGTCGGGACGGATAAGGAGAATATCCCAGCTCTGCACAGCCATTTACCTGAAGCTATGGCCTTTTCTCTTCAAGACCAGCAATTGTTGAAAGAGCAATTGGAGAAGGCAGAAGTTGTCTTAGTGGGGCCTGGTTTACGGGACGATGCTTTTGGAGAATATCTAGTAAAACAAGTCTTTGTTAATTTAAGCCAAAATCAGATTTTGATTGTAGATGGAGGTGCTTTGGGCATCTTAGCAAAAGCTCATTTGTCTATACCTCCTAGTCAGCTCATCCTAACTCCCCACCAAAAGGAATGGGAAAGACTGTCTGGTATTGTGATTGAAAAGCAAAACGAATCTGCAACGGCTAGTGCCCTGACTTCCTTTCCTCAAGGAACAATTTTGGTGGAGAAAGGTCCAGCGACTCGTATCTGGCAGGCTGGCAAACCTGAATACTATCAATTACAGGTTGGAGGCCCCTATCAAGCAACTGGTGGGATGGGAGATACTTTGGCTGGGATGATTGCAGGTTTTGCAGGTCAGTTTTCACATGTCAATCTCTATGAATGCGTAGTAGTAGCGACTCATCTGCACTCAGCTATTGCCCAAGAACTAGCCCAAGAACACTATGTGGTTTTACCAAGTCAGATTAGCTGTGAAATTCCAAAAATAATGAAAAAAATATCCCAAAAAGGCAATTGA
- a CDS encoding bifunctional DnaQ family exonuclease/ATP-dependent helicase — protein sequence MNARNDRYVVVDLEATSTGSKAKIIQVGIVVIENGEIIDQYATDVNPHEPLDSHIKELTGLTDQRLAAAPEFSQVAGKIFELVKDGIFVAHNVQFDANLLAEFLFFEGYELRTPRVDTVELAQVLYPQFEKYNLGILCQELGIELEHAHTALSDAQATAELLLYMRQKLFELPKGLLESLLNLADNLLYESYLVIEEVYQQQSLLSLPDLMELHGLFLRKESKGLVPRKLSKDFAKNISLLGLEERPQQLEFAEKVERLLEEHQTSFIQAQTGLGKTYGYLLPALNLKSDTRILVSVPTKILQNQIMQEEGQRLKEVFHLEIHSLKGPQNYIKLDAFHRVLHRSESNRLFTRFKMQLLIWLTETETGDLDEIGQLYRYQHFLPELVHDGKLSKKSLFATEDFWKRGQDKATTSRVLLTNHAYLVTRLEDNPEFVDNRLLILDEAQKMLLALENLAQQAYRLEDLVTQIEKSLETEEDLIQKRLLESIGFECRYLMDQYQSSLKNGKWLDSLEQLRQHFSELVLPEYRELANFFTADREFWLAPAEKSSKDVLICSSKNGRFILADLLPEDCRLLGVSATLEISNRVSLADLLGFPDAPLVKLDVAKQEQQEVFLIDDFPLVTEVSSFDYASEVASVIRSLQAFQEPLLVLFTSKEMLLAVSDLLDQPHLAQYKNGEPSQLKKRFEKGERQILLGTGSFWEGVDFSTHPCVIQVIPRLPFQNPQEPLTKKLNQELRREGKNPFYDYQLPMAIIRLKQALGRTVRRPDQGSVAVILDSRVVSKRYGKQIAQTLSKERTVRVLARDQLESAVADFLQSRRNRMKEKSQKEKR from the coding sequence ATGAATGCGAGAAATGATCGGTATGTGGTCGTTGATTTAGAGGCGACCAGCACCGGAAGCAAGGCAAAAATTATTCAAGTAGGCATTGTGGTGATTGAGAATGGTGAAATCATCGATCAGTATGCGACTGATGTCAATCCCCACGAACCCTTGGATTCTCATATCAAAGAATTAACAGGTCTGACCGATCAGCGTTTGGCTGCAGCGCCAGAGTTTTCTCAGGTGGCTGGAAAAATTTTTGAATTGGTTAAGGACGGTATTTTTGTTGCGCACAATGTACAGTTTGATGCCAACCTTCTTGCAGAATTTCTCTTTTTTGAAGGATATGAATTGCGCACACCGCGGGTGGATACAGTTGAGCTTGCTCAAGTTCTGTATCCTCAGTTTGAAAAGTATAACTTAGGAATCCTTTGTCAAGAGTTGGGCATTGAGCTGGAACATGCCCATACTGCCCTGTCAGATGCTCAGGCAACAGCAGAACTCTTGCTTTACATGCGTCAAAAACTTTTTGAGTTACCAAAAGGGCTCTTAGAAAGCTTATTAAACCTTGCAGACAACCTTCTCTATGAAAGTTATCTGGTGATTGAGGAGGTCTATCAGCAACAATCTCTCTTGTCTTTACCGGACTTGATGGAGCTTCATGGACTTTTCCTCAGAAAGGAAAGCAAAGGCTTAGTCCCACGAAAGTTATCCAAAGATTTTGCTAAAAACATTTCCTTATTGGGACTGGAGGAGCGTCCGCAACAGTTGGAATTTGCTGAGAAGGTTGAGCGATTATTGGAAGAGCACCAGACTTCCTTTATCCAAGCTCAAACGGGACTGGGCAAGACTTACGGCTATCTCCTTCCAGCTTTGAATTTGAAGAGTGATACAAGGATTTTAGTGAGTGTTCCAACCAAAATTCTTCAAAATCAGATTATGCAAGAAGAAGGTCAGCGTTTAAAAGAGGTTTTCCATCTGGAGATTCATAGTCTCAAGGGTCCTCAAAATTATATAAAACTGGATGCCTTTCACCGAGTTCTCCATCGATCTGAGTCCAATCGCCTTTTTACACGCTTTAAAATGCAACTGCTCATCTGGCTTACGGAGACAGAGACTGGTGACTTGGACGAAATCGGGCAACTTTATCGCTATCAGCACTTTCTGCCTGAACTAGTCCACGACGGCAAGCTTTCAAAGAAAAGTTTATTTGCTACAGAGGATTTTTGGAAACGAGGGCAGGACAAGGCCACTACCAGTCGTGTTCTTCTGACCAATCATGCCTATCTGGTCACTCGTTTGGAAGACAATCCCGAGTTTGTCGACAACCGTTTGCTGATCTTGGATGAAGCTCAAAAAATGCTGTTAGCTCTTGAAAATCTAGCCCAACAGGCTTATCGCCTTGAGGATCTTGTTACTCAAATTGAAAAGTCCTTGGAGACAGAGGAAGATTTGATTCAGAAACGTTTGCTTGAGAGTATTGGTTTTGAATGTCGTTACTTGATGGACCAGTATCAGTCAAGTCTTAAGAATGGAAAGTGGTTGGATTCTCTCGAACAGTTGCGCCAACATTTTTCGGAGCTAGTTCTCCCAGAGTATAGAGAGCTTGCAAACTTTTTTACGGCGGATCGTGAATTTTGGCTTGCTCCAGCAGAGAAATCTAGTAAGGATGTCCTGATTTGTTCAAGCAAAAACGGTCGCTTTATACTAGCAGACTTATTGCCAGAAGATTGTAGGCTCCTAGGAGTATCTGCCACTCTTGAAATCAGCAATCGGGTTTCCTTAGCAGATTTACTGGGATTTCCAGATGCTCCACTTGTTAAGCTTGATGTAGCAAAGCAGGAGCAACAAGAAGTCTTTCTAATCGATGACTTTCCTCTTGTGACAGAAGTTTCGTCTTTTGATTACGCTAGTGAAGTGGCTTCTGTCATTCGAAGTTTACAAGCCTTTCAAGAACCCTTATTGGTTTTGTTTACCTCAAAAGAGATGTTACTGGCAGTTTCGGACCTGCTAGACCAACCTCATCTAGCTCAATATAAAAATGGAGAACCAAGCCAACTGAAAAAACGTTTTGAAAAAGGTGAACGTCAGATCTTGCTTGGAACAGGTAGTTTCTGGGAAGGAGTTGATTTTTCAACCCATCCTTGCGTGATTCAAGTGATTCCGAGATTGCCTTTCCAAAATCCGCAAGAACCTTTAACCAAAAAATTAAACCAAGAACTACGTCGAGAAGGAAAAAATCCCTTTTATGATTATCAGTTGCCGATGGCTATTATTCGGCTAAAACAAGCCCTTGGTCGTACGGTTAGACGGCCTGACCAAGGTTCGGTTGCTGTAATCTTAGACAGTCGTGTCGTCAGCAAGCGCTATGGCAAACAAATCGCCCAAACCTTGTCAAAAGAAAG